A region of Vigna radiata var. radiata cultivar VC1973A chromosome 10, Vradiata_ver6, whole genome shotgun sequence DNA encodes the following proteins:
- the LOC106776117 gene encoding spermidine hydroxycinnamoyl transferase: protein MVTIKASYTVVPNQPTPEGYQWLSDPDQVARQSHTPTIYVYHAKHNHKALVEHIRNSLSKILCYYYPVAGRLRKLEEDGRLELNCNAKGAVLIEAESTKTVHDYGDFMDESAKDLVPTVDYTKTPIEELPLLVVQVTSFLGDEAFSIGVAISHTLTDGVAAIQFINSWAKLARGHTLEPHEMPFLDRTVLKFTAPPSPPRFDHQEFKPLPLLLGRSDTTLERSKKVSAMTLKLTAEQVGKLKNKANADKSTEGSRPYSRFEAIGAHVWRCASKARGLDEKQPTLLRFNADIRNRVIPPLPRNYFGNALVLKTASSRAGEILSTSLGHAAQKIREAVEELTYEYITSQFDLIRSQDDMDKARALSFGINEGKDAVFVGNPNLRITSWLSMPMHGADFGWGKPVYFGLAGGTVQERALITHDPDGDGSVILFLHFQTDHIQLFKNYFYNDI from the exons ATGGTAACCATCAAAGCTTCTTACACAGTAGTTCCAAATCAACCAACTCCAGAGGGTTATCAATGGCTGTCTGATCCTGATCAAGTGGCGCGTCAGAGCCACACCCCCACCATCTACGTTTACCATGCAAAGCACAACCATAAGGCATTAGTTGAACACATAAGAAACTCTCTTAGCAAGATTTTGTGTTACTACTATCCAGTAGCTGGTAGATTGAGAAAGTTAGAAGAAGATGGCAGGTTGGAATTGAATTGTAACGCAAAAGGAGCGGTGTTGATTGAAGCAGAATCCACAAAAACAGTGCATGATTATGGTGACTTTATGGATGAGTCCGCCAAGGACTTGGTTCCAACAGTTGATTACACAAAAACCCCAATTGAGGAACTTCCCTTGTTAGTAGTGCAAGTAACGAGTTTCCTTGGCGATGAAGCTTTTTCCATTGGAGTTGCTATATCTCATACTTTGACTGATGGTGTTGCTGCCATTCAGTTCATCAACTCATGGGCAAAGTTGGCTCGTGGACACACATTAGAGCCTCATGAAATGCCCTTTCTGGATCGAACTGTGCTGAAATTCACAGCCCCTCCATCACCCCCACGCTTTGATCACCAAGAATTCAAGCCTTTGCCTCTCCTATTAGGACGAAGTGACACCACTCTTGAGAGAAGCAAGAAGGTAAGTGCCATGACGTTGAAGCTGACAGCAGAACAAGTGGGGAAGTTGAAGAACAAGGCCAATGCTGATAAATCAACAGAAGGGTCAAGACCTTATAGCAGATTTGAGGCCATTGGTGCACATGTATGGAGATGTGCATCTAAGGCTCGTGGATTAGATGAGAAACAACCAACTCTGCTTCGGTTCAATGCTGATATTCGCAATAGAGTAATTCCACCTCTCCCTAGGAATTACTTTGGGAATGCTTTGGTCTTAAAAACTGCATCATCGCGCGCTGGAGAAATCTTATCAACTTCTTTGGGTCATGCAGCTCAGAAAATAAGAGAAGCAGTTGAAGAACTTACATATGAGTATATAACATCACAG tttGACCTTATTAGAAGTCAAGACGATATGGATAAAGCAAGGGCTTTGTCCTTTGGAATAAATGAAGGTAAGGATGCAGTGTTTGTTGGGAATCCTAACCTTCGTATTACAAGTTGGCTGAGTATGCCAATGCATGGAGCAGATTTTGGGTGGGGAAAGCCTGTGTATTTTGGTCTAGCAGGTGGGACTGTACAGGAGAGGGCACTGATTACCCACGATCCAGATGGTGATGGCTCTGTTATTCTGTTTCTACACTTTCAAACGGATCATATTCAGCTTTTCAAGAACTATTTctataatgatatataa